In the Carcharodon carcharias isolate sCarCar2 chromosome 8, sCarCar2.pri, whole genome shotgun sequence genome, tttgaacatttctagcaAATATCCTCTTAGCCACtttctctccaatctatcctcattgctgaagtttctcatccctggaaccattcttgtaaacctcttctgcactctctccaatgtgttcacatctttcctgcaacatggtgcccaaaactgtacacaatactccagctgagttctattgagtgtcttatataaattcagcataacctctttgttcttgtactctatgtccccattaataaagcccaggatactatatgctttattagctgctctctccacctgtcctgccaccttcaatgatcgatgcacatatacacccaggtctttctgctcctgcacccccttcaaaatttcacgcgttattttatattgtctgtccatgttcttcctatcaaaatgcattacctcacacttctccgcattgaacttcatctgccagctatctgcccactccaccaatttgtctatgtcctcttgaagttccacaccatccacctcgcagttcacaacactcccaagtttCATAtcctctgcaaactttgaaattgtcccctgtacaccaagatctagatcattaatatatatcaggaacagcaagaatcccaataccaatccctggggaactccattacaaacctttctccagtctgaaaaatatccattgcccattactctctgcttcctatttttcagccaattttgtatccacgttgctactgtcccttttattccatgagcaataacttttctcacaagtctgttgtgtggcattgtatcaaatgccttttggaagtccatgtacaccgcaTCAACTGTATTATCCTTATCTACCTTTTCTGTTATCTATACAAaatactccagcaagttagttaaacatgatttccccttagaaatccatgctggctcttccttatcaacccatatttatccatgtgattactaattctatcctgaataattgtttctagaatcttgcccacctctgaagttaaactgactggtctgtaattgcaaggcttttccttacaaccttttttgaacaagggcgtaatgtttgcaattctccagtcctctggcgcctcccctgagtctagggaagactgaaagattatggccagcacccctgcaatttccactcttacttccttcaatatccttggatgcatctcatccgggtccgatgccttgtcaactttaaatacCCACAGTCTATTCAGCACTTCCtttttatcaattttgaacccttctcgtgtcagagtttcctcgtctgtcaccatagCCTGGGTTGCATCTAtattcttggtaaagacagatgcaaagcattcatttaatacctcagccattgcctcttcatccatgtgtaaaccCTTTtgggtccctaatcggccctacacctccttttcccacccttttattatttacgtGCCTATAGGAGACTTtaagattcccctttatgttggctcccagtctttcctcataatccCTTTTCACTTCTCTAATGTGCTTTTTTCACCTCCACTCTGAACGTTCCgaattcctcttggttctcaattgtattttctacctgacacctgtcataagtggtttttcttctttatcttaatttctatctccttttttccctatctcaatgccatactcccactctctccccatacccttgatgcctttagagtctagtaatctatttccttcttaaatatatataaatatatattggcctccacagccctctgtggtagagaattccacaggttcaccaccctctgagtgaagtttCTCATcatatcagtcctaaatggcctaccccatatcccgAGACTGTGACTTGTTCTAggcccccccagccagaggaaacatcatccctgcatccagtctgttcagccctgtcagaattctatatgtttcaatgagatcccctctcattcttctaaactctagtgaataaagCCTAGTCGACCCAGTCTCTGCTCAtacgacaatcccgccatcccaggaatcagtctggtgaaccttcactggacTCCCTCaacagcaagtatatcctttcttaggtaaggagagcaaaattacacacagtactccaggcatggtctcattaagccttgtacagttgcagtaagacatccttgctcctgtactcaagtccgctcgcaatgaaggccatcataccatttgcctccctaacagTTTActatacctgcatgcttgctttcagcaagtggtgtacaaggacattcaggtccctttgtacatcaacatttcccaatctaccactatttaaataatactctgccattctgtttttcctaccacagtggataacttcacacttatccacataatactgcatctgccatgtatttatgcactcactcaacctgtgtaaacctccttgaagcctcttaacatcctcctcaccactcacattcccaccaagtttcatgtcatcagcaaacttggaaatattacaaacaaaaacagaaaatgctggaaaaactcagcaggtctaacagcatctgtggagaaaaaacaacattaatgtttcaagtccgtgaagatgactcttcttcagagctaaagagaagtaaagatgTGCTGAAATTGAtactgtttggggggggtgtggagcaggtgaagctggatagaaggccagtgatgggtggaggcaaaggagagattgccaaagttgtcatggacaaaaggctgttaatgatagtggtactggctagaggagatgctgatggtggcattaaggtcagaaagcagaatgtgataatagcaggacaagggtaagcagtctgcaaagaacaacatgaacaagtgacagatgtgggggtggggtggggggaggggacgggtggtgggaaaaagattgaaaataggatataAGGCGGGGGTAAAAcaatggaaaaaaataaaaatgaatactgaaaaaaggggataaaaaagaggtgaggatggaggacagagtttatggtctggagctgttgaactcaatgttaagtccagaaggctgtaaagtgcccaataggaagatgaagtgctgttcctccagtttgcattgggcttagctggaacattgcagcaggccaaggatggacatgtgggcatgagagtaggatGGGTGGTTGAAATGGCTAGCAACatgaaggtctgggtcatacttgcggacagaccaaaggtgttctgcaaagcagtcacccagtctgcgtttggtctccccaatgtagaggagactgtattgggagcagtgaatacagtagacatATTacagttggttccctcatccaaatcattgatatatatagtgaatagctggggcccaagcaatgatgcctgtggtaccccactagtctgGCACTCCAAAacagacccatttatttctactctctttcctgtctgttaatcaattctcaatccaaccTACTCTGTAGGAGCAATGTCCAGGTTTCTTTTTGCCACTTCATTTGCTTATCCACCTTCTCAAGTGAAATAAAGAATGTCtttacatccctttcctcaaactttgggagggcttgtacaaatttaaacatcttcccactgggctttgagatggaggtggtttttcatcatcagaaccttccCCAGCATCTGaaactcttttttaaaattccagccttttaagccggTATTCCCTTTCTCGTTCTTTTGCCTcgctttctttatccttctccctTTCTTCCcttgctaacttctctctctggaggtcaagtttttgcatttccaattccctttcttTCTCATTATCCCCAGCCTTTTCAATTCAAGTTATTTTCATTTTGTAAgaaacatatatttttatttctgttggattgttgtaaagaacatagcTTTTTATTTTCGGTTGGAatatggattaaaattacaatggctgcagtttgaaagacgtGTCTGCTGGAACAGAATGAGAGATATatgcaatgttgcagtcctggaacagaaggtgccatgaaagacagaatggtgccggaaaggagtcctgggcCAAGGGAGctacctgacaacagcattttaattggctcctgaccagatgaccagggtttgtgtgaagaGCAGGGCAGCTGAATagttcctagcctgaaaggaacaagacctaaaacctctttctcccgtgtgtggaagattccagtaattccacaataatagctggctgttttttttttctcctcatatctctataacctgctctctctctgaaaacccctgtcaagaggcaaaggggaaaaccactgctagagacattgaaaaacaaattctcaaccagtgaactaaatactgaaagtgctggaagaccacctcgtgtcatcaataagaacagaaaggaatttagaagacatcaatcaaaatcaacccatcaaatcctgcactccagaatGCTGCTtgtgaactgttttatcccacccttaaaatccatgttttgtgtatcTTATGCATTTTGTGTGACTTatgtgttgtgtgcgtgtgtgtgtataggggtttaagaagggggtaAAGTTTATGTTATAGTGTTAGGAGTTAGCTGttcttatttctttcttttgccactggttaacgacagtttgttcaataaacagttatttactgaTTAAACttacaacctggtgctcgtattctgttaacctaaattaaacaggtagaattgggtaatctggtggtttggtcaaaaatttcacatttgtcatggctcggggagcagtggagcttggtattacagcacactatccccagtaagTCCTGACAAAACTTGGTGGCTCGCGTCCGGAAAGTTTTGGAATAAAAGACAATGAcgatttgggtgtagatttatTAAGTCATAAAAGCTAAAAGGAACCACAGGGTTGGTActatcaaaaataagatggcactggaaactgctaaaaaagagagaattccagcttaaaatgctggcagttaaaaaagagacaacagtaggtgaggcaggacctatttccagatcagaacccagtggggagatgtttaaatttgtacaacctcttccaaggtttgaggaaagggacattgaagcattctttatttcatttgagaagatagctaaagagataaactggccaaaggaaaactggacattgcccatgcagagcaaattgacaggtagagcacaggaaatttatgtttcactgtcagaggaggtttctagggattatgatgtggcCAAGgcaatagcatagtggtattgttgttggactagtaatccagagacccagggtaatgcttggggacctgggtttgaatcctgccatggcagagggtggaatttgaattcaataaaaatctggaattaaaaagtctaaatgatgatcatgaaatcagtcgattgttgtaaaaacccatctggttcactaatgtccttcagggaaggaaatctgctgtccttacctggtctggcctacatgtgactccatgtggttgacttttaaatgccctctgaacaagggcaattagggatgggcaataaatgctggcctagccagcgatgcctacatcccatgaacgaatttttaaaaatgtaattttgaGTGCATGTAAGTTGGTCtctgaagcatacagacaaatgatttgaaatttaaggaaacagcctgggaaaacttacattgaatttgaaaggattaagcaaaatagttttgacaggtggatatgaCCATTTGGAGTTGAAACTATCTATGAAATTCCCAGAGAAACCactctcttggaagaatttaaaaactctctaccttctgtaataagaacccatgttgaagtcTAAAGGtttgcaactgctagacaggcagcaatAATGGCTGACGATTaagagctgatccataaaactaaaccttttttccatcaccccatAAATtcgaaaaggatagaaaatgggagagtgaaaggaaggcaagtaaccaaggtaaagaatggatagctgggaataccttgaaATCTCttccccagatcaggaaggaaggtgctgagggtggagGTAAAACTTGAAGGCCTAATTTTCCCATTGTAATAAAATGGGACACATTCATTCAGAATGTTGGAAGTTGCGAGGGAAGCCCATGGAACTTATTGAAGTTCATAAGAGTGAGTCCAAAAAGGGAAgtaaaaaagaaaatgccacaggtcaaattgtagctttagctacaaataagggtctggaggtaaacactgctgtgaatgcaggtgaaatgaataaggtagatgagagatataaagggtttttgtctaaaggaaagataaccACTTTTTCATCTAATGATGCAGCCAAACCCATAACTTTATTAAaggacacaggagctactcaaactcttttgccagagaaggacctagttttccctccagagagttcaatgaaagctaaagtattggtaaacggGTTAAGTGGAGAATAGATCctggttccattgtacaaagtgcaattggagtgtgatttgttgtctggatcggtgattgtaggagtggttaagaaattacccgtGAATgaagttgatttactcctggggaatgatttggctgGAGTGAAGTCCGAAAGAGGCTAACGAGACagagcagttacaagaacaagttcctggtatttttccatcatgtgtggtgaccagagcaatggctaagcaagtccatcaccagaggtcaaatTAATGCCACGAGCAGATGTTAAGAGTCCCcgaaactttctttaaggataaggataattcaaaggaagtgtttggcagatcttcattaattgaggctcagaaagcagatccaagaattaaacaagttagcacagtcagctcacactggAGCTGAGGCAGAAGTTCTGGAGTAGTATTACCTTAAAAACTGAGtctgatgaggaaatggagacactTTCACAGACCTGCGGATGAGGAATGGacggttgttcatcagatagCGGTACCACCCAAACATCGTAAGGAGATATTGCAGGCagcacatgaaattcctatggcaggacatgtaggaatatggaaaacccaagaattgataaacaggcattttacctggccaaaACTTCATAAGGACATAGCGCAATCTTGTAAAACGTGTCGTACATGTCAGGTTGTAGGCAAACCTCAatatgtaatcaaaccagcacttttaatacccataccagtttttgaagaaccattcagtcaGTTATTAGTAGATTGCGTAGGACCATTACACAAAACGAAAGCAGGACATCAGTAaatccttacaatcatggatatgacaacccaatttccagaagctactcctttaaggacaattgcagctaaggtggtagtggaaaGGTTGACAGTTTCTTCTACAACTGCTTAATTACCCTTTCTTGTAAAAGGAAGCTTTTCCCGGGAATAGCAgagtcctgcattaaccctttaagggagaATGTTTTTTAGAagacaaattcttccagaatgtccttAGTCCTTGAAAATggaccattttctgtgattaaagtgttcacGTCAAAActctattttttttatatttctagctagctttctcttgaaATCTAATTCCtcccttcttattaatctttgagtcattctttgctgttctttacaatctgtccaaccttctgacctgcTATTCATGTTTACTGAATTATATGCTTCTTACTTTCAATTTGAAACtatctttaaattctttcattAGGCATGGATGGGGTGTCCTTCTCTTAgagtccttctttctcactggaatgtatcttttctgagttttctgaaatatctccttaagtgttTGCCACTGCACCTTGGCCAACCTATCCTTTAACTTAATTTCCTAGTCAGTTCTGTCTTTTTGCCCTCATAATtacttacttaagtttaaaacactagtcttagatctactcttctctccctcaaattgaatgcgaaattcaatcatattatgattgctgctacctagggacgCCTTCACTATGaattcattaattaatcctgtctcattgcactttACAGATACAGTGTACCCCGATCTCTGAAGTCACTGCCTTAGCCTTTGTTGTTCCTGGTCAGCTTTGGCCTTTGTTGGTCCCGGTCAGGTGCAGCCTTTGTTGTTTCTGGTCAGCTTTGGCCTTTGCTCGGCCTGGTCAACTTTGGCCTTtgttgctcctggtcagctttGGCCTTTGCTCGGCTTGATCAACTTTGGTCTTTGTTGCTCCTGGTCAACTTTGGCCCCAGTCAGCTTTGCCCTTTGTTGGCCCCGGTCAGATTTGGTCTTTGTTGGCCCCGGTCAGATTTGGTCTTTGTTGGACCTGGTCAGATTTGGTCTTTGTTGGACCTGGTCAGATTTGGTCTTTGTTGGACCTGGTCAGATTTGGTCTTTGTTGGACCTGGTCAGATTTGGTCTTTGTTGGACCTGGTCAGATTTGGCCTTTGCAGAAAGAAAGCCAACTTCTGAATATTTTTTGAAAACTCTCTGAACATTCCTGATTTGGAATCGGATCACAGATCTCTGCCTGCAGCTCTAAATCCACTTTGCTCTTTTCCAGCACAAGGTGGCTTCATCCCGCACTGCCTTCAGAATATTATTTTCAAcgcaggcgctatataaatgcaagctcttgttGTTTGTTAGATTCCAGTCCCATATGCTGGCGGTTGGACCAGAATCGGGGCTCCAAAACCCAGTGCTGCTGGCGGGTTGCCATGGtttccggggggggggggcgggatcaGGTTGCCATGGCTcccgggggggggcggggcggagttGCCATAGCTCCCGTGGGGGCAGGGCAGGGTCGCCATGGCTCCCGGCCTGGGCTGAGGGATGAGCGGGGCAGCGGGCGGGCGGAGACCGCTGGCGGAGAAGGCGCTGTCCGAGGCCTACGCCCGGCTCCGCTACCACGACACCTCGCTGCTGATctggaggcagcagcagcagcagctggagcggAGGGCGCTGGGTTCAGGCCCGGGCCCAGGGCCCGACAGTTTCCTGGGCCGCAGCCAGAGTATGTGGTACCGGCAATTCGGCAATCAGCCCATCCTGGTCCGGGACAGGAACAATCTGAGCCCGGGGACCGGCCCTGGCCCGGTCCGCTCCCGCCTCTGCTCACTTATGTGAAATGGATCCGGATTCAGACCAACAGTCGGGACAGAGATCAACACCAAGAGTTTCCCACACCGGGAGTGATCAACATCGCAAGTAATCAACACATGGAGTAATCCACACCGGGAGTGATCAACACCGGG is a window encoding:
- the LOC121281170 gene encoding putative uncharacterized protein BRD3OS, whose protein sequence is MSGAAGGRRPLAEKALSEAYARLRYHDTSLLIWRQQQQQLERRALGSGPGPGPDSFLGRSQSMWYRQFGNQPILVRDRNNLSPGTGPGPVRSRLCSLM